From a single Helicovermis profundi genomic region:
- a CDS encoding alpha/beta fold hydrolase codes for MLEEKKITKVYLKGKEGSNIFVSSYQSKSESKAVIHILHGMAEYGDRYEDFANFLTNNNYAVYVHDHRKHGKSITLNQKVGIFDEKDTWDNILEDVEIVNKYIRSKEENKKIIIFGHSMGSFITRSYIQKYNNSVDGAVLSGTGYANPLTCRSAIVLGEIIKIIKKNSRSKFLDDLTLGSLNKTIENPRTNCDWLSRDEREVDKYIKDELCGYRYSSKFYIEFYKGIASSIKDKNICKTKHMPILFISGEKDPVGQLTSGVKKVFNKYISNGYKDDLSLKFIEGARHEIINEINNQEVYETLLNWINTIDI; via the coding sequence ATGCTAGAGGAAAAGAAAATAACCAAAGTCTATTTAAAAGGAAAAGAAGGAAGCAATATTTTTGTTTCTTCCTATCAGTCTAAAAGTGAATCTAAAGCTGTTATTCATATATTGCATGGCATGGCGGAATATGGTGATAGATACGAAGATTTTGCAAATTTCTTAACTAATAATAATTATGCAGTTTATGTTCACGATCACAGAAAACACGGAAAGAGTATTACTTTAAATCAAAAGGTTGGTATTTTTGATGAAAAAGATACTTGGGATAATATTCTTGAAGATGTTGAGATAGTAAATAAATATATTCGTTCAAAGGAAGAAAACAAAAAAATAATAATATTTGGACATAGTATGGGATCTTTTATAACAAGATCTTATATACAGAAATATAATAATAGCGTTGATGGAGCGGTGCTTAGTGGAACGGGTTACGCGAATCCTCTTACATGCAGATCAGCAATAGTATTAGGTGAGATAATTAAAATTATAAAGAAAAATAGTAGAAGTAAATTTTTAGATGATTTAACTTTAGGATCATTAAATAAAACAATTGAAAATCCAAGAACGAACTGTGATTGGCTTTCAAGAGATGAAAGAGAGGTTGATAAATATATTAAAGACGAATTATGTGGATATAGGTATTCAAGTAAATTCTATATTGAATTTTATAAAGGAATTGCTTCTTCAATAAAAGATAAAAACATATGTAAAACAAAGCATATGCCAATACTATTTATTTCTGGTGAAAAAGATCCAGTTGGTCAATTAACTTCTGGCGTTAAAAAAGTATTTAACAAATATATTTCTAATGGATATAAAGATGATTTAAGCTTAAAATTTATTGAAGGAGCAAGACATGAAATAATTAACGAAATAAATAATCAAGAAGTATATGAAACATTACTTAATTGGATTAATACAATTGATATTTAA
- a CDS encoding class I SAM-dependent rRNA methyltransferase, with protein MKVKNVKINKKFVDKYKKGYPLILKKALLEEVVLEEGNVIKLLDERNKFIALAYYGIQNKGIGWILSLNEKEIIDFKFFEKKILSAIKFRENYYNSSITNAFRVFNGEGDGIGGFTIDYFDGYYLINWYSKGAYKYRDYVINTLKKLTNMKGIYQKKRFDNSGKFIDEDGFVLGEKSDFPLIIKENNVNFAIYLNEGAMVGVFLDQKDVRNRIKRSYSRGKTVLNTFSYTGAFSVYASIGGASKTTSVDLANRSYAKTIEQFSINEIDYENEDIVVMDVFDYFNYAIRNNFKFDTVILDPPSYAKSKKRKFSAAKDYKDLIKDVIKITKKGGVIVASTNCAAFDMKKFKTFVDDAFKESKSNYKILEEYKLPRDFKTLKSFPEGNYLKVLFIEKNS; from the coding sequence ATGAAAGTCAAAAATGTTAAAATAAATAAAAAATTTGTTGATAAATATAAAAAAGGATATCCTTTAATTCTAAAAAAAGCTTTGCTTGAAGAAGTCGTATTAGAAGAAGGCAACGTTATTAAACTATTAGATGAACGTAATAAATTTATAGCGCTTGCTTACTATGGTATTCAAAACAAAGGTATTGGATGGATACTTAGCTTAAATGAAAAAGAAATTATTGATTTTAAGTTTTTTGAAAAAAAGATACTTAGTGCAATTAAATTTAGAGAAAATTATTATAATTCTTCCATAACAAATGCCTTTAGAGTATTTAACGGTGAAGGCGATGGAATTGGCGGATTTACAATAGACTATTTTGATGGATATTATCTTATAAATTGGTATAGTAAAGGTGCATATAAGTATAGAGATTATGTTATAAATACACTTAAAAAATTAACTAATATGAAGGGAATTTATCAAAAAAAGAGGTTTGATAACTCTGGAAAATTTATAGATGAAGATGGTTTTGTACTTGGTGAAAAATCTGACTTTCCTCTTATAATAAAAGAAAATAATGTTAATTTCGCTATATACTTAAATGAAGGTGCTATGGTTGGAGTATTTTTAGATCAAAAAGATGTAAGAAATAGAATTAAAAGATCATATTCAAGAGGTAAAACTGTCCTTAATACATTTTCATATACAGGTGCTTTTTCTGTTTATGCATCAATTGGTGGAGCGAGTAAAACGACAAGTGTTGATCTTGCAAATAGAAGTTATGCCAAAACAATTGAACAATTTAGTATAAATGAAATTGATTATGAAAATGAAGATATTGTAGTAATGGATGTATTTGATTATTTTAATTATGCTATAAGAAATAATTTTAAATTTGATACAGTTATACTTGATCCACCAAGCTATGCAAAATCTAAAAAAAGAAAATTTTCTGCAGCAAAAGACTATAAAGATTTGATTAAAGATGTAATTAAAATAACGAAAAAAGGTGGTGTAATAGTTGCATCAACAAATTGTGCTGCCTTTGATATGAAAAAATTTAAAACATTTGTAGATGATGCATTTAAAGAGAGCAAATCAAATTATAAAATATTAGAGGAATACAAACTACCACGAGATTTTAAAACATTAAAATCATTTCCTGAAGGAAATTATTTAAAGGTTTTATTTATTGAAAAAAATTCGTAA
- a CDS encoding glycerol dehydrogenase: MRKILISPSKYLQGKGELSNLGTYVNDYGKKALLIASKDDRNRVIKYIESALEKEAFEIIYGDFGGECTKNEIEKQRKIFNDNKCEVVIGLGGGKALDTAKAVSHYENKDVIIVPTIASTDAPCSSLAVIYTEKGEFEEYIFFKKNPNLVLVDTEIIANAPTRFLVSGIGDALSTYFEARACEKSFADNIPGGKSTKAAIAIAKLCYETLLEDSLKAKYASDNNVVTMALENIVEANILLSGIGFESSGLAAAHAIHNGLTVMEETHKYFHGEKVAFGVIVQLVLENANKDELNKIIKFNKSLGLPICLKDLGVKKIDSKKIMEVSSLSCADGETIYNMPFEVTKEDVFAAIITANKLGEDYEKNNK, from the coding sequence ATGAGAAAAATATTAATATCACCATCAAAGTATTTACAAGGTAAAGGAGAGCTTTCTAATTTAGGAACATATGTTAATGATTACGGTAAAAAAGCACTATTAATTGCATCAAAAGATGATAGAAATAGAGTTATAAAATATATTGAAAGTGCTTTAGAGAAAGAAGCATTTGAAATAATATATGGTGATTTTGGAGGAGAATGTACTAAAAATGAAATAGAAAAACAAAGAAAAATATTTAATGATAATAAATGTGAAGTAGTAATAGGTCTTGGTGGTGGAAAAGCACTTGACACTGCAAAAGCGGTTTCTCACTACGAAAATAAAGATGTAATCATTGTTCCAACAATTGCATCAACAGATGCTCCATGTAGTAGTTTAGCTGTAATATATACAGAAAAAGGTGAATTTGAAGAATATATTTTCTTTAAGAAAAATCCAAATTTGGTTTTAGTGGATACAGAAATAATTGCAAATGCACCTACAAGATTTTTAGTTTCAGGTATTGGTGATGCTTTATCAACATACTTTGAAGCTAGAGCATGTGAAAAATCATTTGCTGATAATATTCCTGGTGGTAAAAGTACCAAAGCTGCTATTGCAATTGCAAAATTATGCTATGAAACTTTACTTGAAGATTCTCTGAAAGCTAAATATGCTAGTGATAACAATGTAGTTACTATGGCACTTGAGAATATTGTTGAGGCAAATATATTACTTAGTGGAATTGGATTTGAAAGTAGTGGACTTGCAGCAGCACATGCAATTCATAATGGTTTAACTGTTATGGAAGAAACTCATAAGTATTTTCATGGAGAAAAAGTGGCTTTTGGTGTGATTGTTCAACTAGTACTTGAAAATGCAAATAAAGATGAATTAAATAAAATTATTAAATTTAATAAATCACTTGGATTACCAATTTGTTTAAAAGATTTAGGTGTAAAAAAAATTGATTCTAAGAAAATTATGGAAGTATCTTCTCTTTCATGTGCAGATGGTGAAACAATTTATAATATGCCATTTGAAGTTACAAAAGAAGATGTATTTGCAGCTATTATTACAGCAAATAAATTAGGAGAAGATTATGAAAAAAATAATAAATAA
- the dhaL gene encoding dihydroxyacetone kinase subunit DhaL produces the protein MDKIKIEDMKKIIKNMIKVIIDNEVYFCELDSVAGDGDFGMSISKGFKELEKNWDEICFDNIGSFLKDISLIISEYCGGASGPIWGSAFRGAGKYAKGKEELNLFEFSELMQSSVDAIQKIGKAKQGDKTLLDALIPATESLKLSAEKGIEITKAMNISAKEAREGAEKTKDMVALRGRASYLGERSLTHPDAGAMAIGIIFTDIANKF, from the coding sequence ATGGATAAAATAAAAATTGAAGATATGAAAAAAATAATTAAGAATATGATTAAAGTAATAATAGATAATGAAGTATATTTTTGTGAACTTGATTCCGTAGCAGGCGATGGTGATTTTGGAATGTCAATTTCAAAAGGGTTTAAAGAACTTGAAAAAAATTGGGATGAAATTTGCTTTGATAATATAGGAAGTTTCTTAAAAGATATTAGTTTAATAATAAGCGAATACTGTGGTGGAGCTTCAGGTCCAATATGGGGATCAGCATTCAGAGGTGCAGGAAAGTATGCTAAGGGAAAAGAAGAGTTAAATTTATTTGAATTTTCTGAATTGATGCAGAGTTCAGTTGATGCAATTCAGAAAATTGGAAAAGCAAAACAAGGTGATAAAACTTTGTTAGATGCACTTATTCCAGCAACAGAGTCTTTGAAATTAAGCGCTGAAAAAGGAATTGAAATAACTAAGGCAATGAATATTAGTGCGAAAGAAGCAAGAGAGGGTGCTGAAAAAACTAAAGATATGGTGGCACTTAGGGGAAGAGCAAGCTATCTTGGGGAACGTAGCTTGACTCATCCTGATGCAGGAGCTATGGCAATTGGAATAATTTTTACTGATATAGCAAATAAATTTTAA
- a CDS encoding alanyl-tRNA editing protein, translating into MTIKLYENDMYLKEVDAKITEIIEEKNAIFLVLDKSIFFPLGGGQPSDIGYIENSKVLEVIEKNGKLYHRVEKKPIKDNVHLVLDWNRRLDNMQQHCGEHILSGIILKEINGHNKGFHMGKDIVTIDIDLPSIGGTLLKEIEKKANEAIYKNALVNIYNVNSKDEASKYGVRKEVTVEKDIRIVSIDGIDTVACCGSHPRRTGEVGLIKILKVEKNKNMTRIHFVCGNRALKDYKLKSDIISELSKKYSSSAENLLSKMAKKEEKNELIKQKYTELKNRFNSLEVETLFNENKNKYIKIYNDMDFNDIEYISKKVHEKIKCLTVFASANEKRILMIDGLDSNNCGKFFKENIRDFNGKGGGSINIAQGKFESEEDLRRFCEKADEILN; encoded by the coding sequence ATGACTATAAAACTTTATGAAAATGATATGTATTTAAAAGAAGTAGATGCAAAAATTACTGAAATTATTGAAGAGAAAAATGCTATATTTTTAGTTCTTGATAAATCTATATTCTTTCCACTTGGTGGTGGACAACCATCTGATATAGGATATATTGAAAATTCAAAAGTATTAGAGGTAATAGAAAAAAACGGCAAACTTTATCATAGAGTTGAAAAAAAACCAATTAAAGATAATGTGCACTTAGTACTTGATTGGAATAGGCGTTTAGATAATATGCAGCAACACTGTGGTGAACATATACTTTCAGGTATAATATTAAAAGAAATTAATGGACATAATAAAGGATTTCATATGGGTAAAGATATAGTCACTATAGATATTGACCTTCCATCTATTGGTGGAACTTTGTTAAAAGAAATTGAAAAAAAAGCTAATGAGGCAATTTATAAAAATGCATTAGTTAATATTTATAACGTTAATTCCAAGGATGAAGCAAGTAAATATGGTGTTAGAAAAGAAGTTACAGTTGAAAAAGATATTAGAATTGTTAGTATTGATGGAATCGACACAGTGGCGTGCTGCGGAAGTCACCCAAGAAGAACAGGGGAAGTCGGCCTAATAAAAATTCTAAAAGTTGAAAAAAATAAAAATATGACTAGAATCCACTTTGTGTGCGGAAATAGAGCATTAAAAGACTATAAACTTAAAAGTGATATCATTAGCGAGCTAAGTAAAAAGTATTCAAGTTCAGCTGAAAATCTTCTTAGCAAAATGGCTAAAAAAGAAGAAAAAAATGAGCTTATAAAACAAAAGTATACAGAATTAAAAAATAGATTTAATTCTCTAGAAGTTGAAACACTTTTTAATGAAAATAAAAATAAATATATAAAAATATATAATGATATGGATTTTAATGATATTGAATATATATCAAAAAAAGTACATGAGAAAATAAAATGCCTCACAGTTTTTGCAAGCGCAAATGAAAAACGAATTCTTATGATTGACGGACTGGATTCAAATAATTGTGGTAAATTTTTCAAAGAAAATATTAGAGATTTTAATGGAAAAGGCGGAGGTAGCATTAATATAGCACAAGGCAAATTTGAAAGTGAAGAAGATCTAAGAAGGTTTTGTGAAAAAGCAGACGAAATATTGAACTAA
- a CDS encoding IS110 family transposase, whose product MIFVGIDVASSKHDITITSSNGEVLTKCFTIQNDFEGFKKLRMLILSHTESIDDIRIGIEETGIYSQNISNFLALQGFYVLMINPVLTSNSRKALSPRLTKTDQVDAYAICKYVEFNHKRHNSYTPTLYISNELKSLSRARIEVQKKLNKAKTEWTRLLDITFPEFRHQFNQHSNWVYKLFSDYPTTIKISNMHISTLESIIKCRGNRFEIAKTIKTLSKNTIGNVNITNEILINSTLEDIFHYKRQMDRFEIEINKIIDAHFSFLLSIPGVGHITAGLIVGEIGDIHRFDHPKSLLAFAGLDPTIYQSGNFIAKNSHISKRGSRYLRTAIFTATKVAIINSKIKDNKFRDKYLLKIKEGKHHNSAICHAAKNMSNTIYAIMKTGIAFNNLL is encoded by the coding sequence ATGATCTTTGTCGGTATTGATGTAGCTTCTTCTAAGCATGACATCACAATTACTTCAAGTAATGGTGAGGTGCTCACCAAATGTTTTACTATTCAAAATGATTTTGAGGGGTTTAAAAAACTCCGTATGCTAATTCTATCCCATACGGAGTCTATTGATGACATTCGTATAGGAATTGAAGAAACCGGAATATACTCTCAAAATATTTCTAATTTTCTTGCGTTACAAGGCTTTTATGTCTTAATGATTAATCCAGTATTAACAAGTAATAGTCGTAAAGCTCTTTCACCAAGACTGACTAAAACAGATCAAGTTGATGCTTATGCTATATGCAAGTACGTAGAATTTAATCATAAACGTCACAATTCCTATACACCTACATTATACATTTCAAATGAATTAAAGTCACTATCTAGAGCAAGAATTGAAGTTCAAAAAAAACTCAATAAAGCAAAAACTGAGTGGACACGACTACTAGATATTACTTTCCCAGAATTTAGACATCAATTTAATCAACATTCAAACTGGGTTTACAAACTTTTTTCTGATTATCCTACAACTATAAAAATTTCTAATATGCATATTTCAACTCTTGAATCTATTATAAAATGCCGTGGTAATAGATTCGAAATAGCTAAAACAATTAAAACATTATCTAAAAACACAATCGGTAATGTTAATATTACAAATGAAATACTGATTAATTCTACTCTTGAGGACATTTTTCATTACAAACGACAAATGGATAGATTTGAGATAGAAATAAACAAGATTATTGATGCTCATTTTTCTTTCTTACTTAGTATACCTGGTGTTGGACATATTACTGCCGGCCTAATTGTCGGTGAAATCGGTGATATACATCGATTTGATCATCCTAAAAGCCTACTTGCTTTTGCAGGACTTGATCCTACAATATATCAGTCAGGTAACTTTATAGCTAAAAATTCTCATATATCTAAACGTGGATCAAGATATTTACGTACTGCAATATTTACCGCTACTAAAGTAGCTATAATAAATTCTAAAATTAAAGATAACAAATTTAGAGATAAATATTTACTAAAGATCAAAGAAGGTAAACATCATAACTCGGCAATTTGCCATGCTGCAAAAAATATGTCAAATACTATTTACGCGATTATGAAAACTGGTATTGCATTTAATAATTTATTGTAG
- a CDS encoding endonuclease/exonuclease/phosphatase family protein: protein MIKILKIIGIFIATIVALVILLFAFLTITDYSPKEIETLDVNNNTNLELDSSKDLSVITWNIGYAALGEKETFFLDDGEKSKPDNKNDVEKYLDGIIDSLKKYNKDFLILQEVDVDSNRSYGVKELKKIVNEYPNFDYSFALNYDVKFIPVPFPPLGKVEAGQLSLSKYKVSEAKRYAFPGNYSWPKKTIMLDRCFNISRIPVKDKKGDLLLINVHFSAYDDGSLRKNQLKYIKEFIIKEYEKGNYIVLGGDWNQTFDTINIKKYPLYKNGEFYTPYVISSDWLEDGWRFAINDNVPTYRLLNKPYEKGVTQVGVIDGFLVSPNVTINEVKVLDLEFKNSDHNPVLMKFLLN from the coding sequence TTGATTAAAATATTAAAAATTATTGGTATTTTTATTGCAACTATAGTAGCTTTAGTAATATTATTATTTGCATTTTTAACAATTACAGATTATTCGCCTAAAGAAATTGAAACTTTAGATGTTAATAATAATACGAATTTAGAATTAGATAGTAGTAAAGATTTATCAGTAATAACATGGAATATAGGATATGCAGCGCTAGGAGAAAAGGAAACATTTTTTTTAGATGATGGGGAAAAGTCTAAACCTGATAATAAAAATGACGTTGAAAAATATCTTGATGGAATAATAGACTCTCTTAAAAAATATAATAAAGATTTTTTGATTTTACAAGAAGTAGATGTTGATTCTAATAGAAGTTATGGAGTAAAAGAATTAAAAAAAATAGTAAATGAATATCCAAATTTTGATTATTCATTTGCACTTAATTATGATGTTAAGTTTATACCAGTTCCATTTCCACCACTTGGAAAGGTAGAAGCAGGACAATTAAGTTTAAGTAAATATAAAGTTAGTGAAGCTAAAAGATATGCATTTCCAGGTAATTATAGTTGGCCTAAAAAAACTATTATGCTAGACCGTTGTTTTAATATATCAAGAATTCCTGTTAAAGATAAAAAAGGTGATTTGCTACTAATAAATGTACATTTTTCAGCTTATGATGATGGAAGTCTTAGGAAAAATCAACTTAAATATATTAAGGAATTTATTATTAAGGAATATGAAAAAGGTAATTATATTGTTTTAGGTGGAGATTGGAATCAAACATTTGATACAATAAATATAAAAAAGTATCCTTTATATAAAAATGGAGAGTTTTATACACCTTATGTTATAAGTAGTGATTGGTTAGAAGATGGATGGAGATTTGCTATAAATGATAATGTTCCAACTTATAGATTATTAAATAAACCGTATGAAAAAGGTGTTACTCAAGTTGGCGTAATAGATGGATTTCTTGTTTCTCCAAATGTGACTATTAACGAAGTAAAAGTGCTTGATTTAGAATTTAAAAATTCAGATCATAACCCAGTGTTAATGAAGTTTTTGCTAAATTAA
- the dhaK gene encoding dihydroxyacetone kinase subunit DhaK, producing the protein MKKIINNTEDIVIEMCQGMVKAHPDKLTFNQKIKTINRKVLNKNKVTLISGGGIGHEPAHAGFVGEGMLDSAVCGDVFASPSINQVYKAILETESEKGTLLIVKNYSGDCMNFDAAAEMAEDDDIKVEKVYVNDDVAVEDSDYTIGRRGVAGTVFVHKIAGASAERGDDLLKVKEVANKVIDNVRTIGFALTSCTVPAMGTPTFKLDDEEIEFGVGIHGEKGIAREKLVSADELAKKMIEKITSDISFEENSEVALLVNCLGASPLQELYLLNNSTEKALSDKKIKIYKTFVGNYMTSLDMSGASISLLRLDEELKELLDGPSDTIALKINK; encoded by the coding sequence ATGAAAAAAATAATAAATAATACTGAAGATATAGTAATCGAAATGTGTCAAGGAATGGTAAAAGCACATCCGGATAAGCTTACATTTAATCAAAAAATAAAGACTATTAATAGAAAAGTCCTAAATAAAAATAAAGTCACATTAATAAGTGGTGGAGGAATTGGACACGAACCTGCTCATGCTGGTTTTGTTGGAGAGGGTATGCTTGATAGCGCAGTATGTGGAGATGTATTTGCTTCACCTTCTATTAATCAAGTATATAAAGCTATACTTGAGACAGAGTCTGAAAAAGGAACTTTATTGATTGTAAAAAATTATTCAGGTGATTGCATGAATTTTGATGCTGCAGCTGAAATGGCGGAAGATGATGATATAAAGGTTGAGAAAGTATATGTAAATGATGATGTAGCAGTTGAGGATAGTGACTACACAATTGGTAGAAGAGGTGTTGCAGGAACAGTATTTGTTCACAAAATTGCAGGTGCATCGGCTGAAAGAGGCGATGATTTACTAAAAGTAAAGGAAGTAGCAAATAAAGTTATAGATAACGTTAGAACAATTGGATTTGCTCTTACATCCTGTACAGTTCCAGCTATGGGCACTCCGACTTTTAAACTTGATGATGAAGAGATAGAATTTGGTGTTGGAATTCATGGAGAAAAAGGAATTGCAAGAGAAAAACTAGTTTCTGCTGATGAATTAGCAAAAAAAATGATTGAAAAAATAACATCTGATATTAGTTTTGAAGAAAATTCTGAAGTGGCTCTTTTAGTTAATTGTTTAGGTGCGTCGCCACTTCAAGAGCTATATTTACTAAATAATTCTACTGAAAAAGCTCTAAGTGATAAAAAAATAAAGATTTATAAAACTTTTGTTGGAAATTATATGACTTCGCTTGATATGAGTGGTGCGTCAATAAGTTTATTGAGATTAGATGAAGAATTAAAAGAACTTTTGGATGGACCATCGGATACAATTGCATTAAAAATAAACAAATAA